A stretch of DNA from Pseudomonadota bacterium:
CCAGAAGCTGCGGCGGCTGCGCGCCAGCCGTCCACCACACGTTCACATGCGGCTTGATCTCGGCCATCTTGGCGATCGCCTGCTTGGCCTTCTCGGGCGTGACCGGGTACATCTCGGACTCCTTGACCCCGGCCGCCAGCATCGCCGCCTCGTAGTTGTAGTACATGAGCTTGTAGAGGCCGCGTGCGCCCGGGAAGTTCTTCACGTCCCAGAAGTCCTTCCAGGACTGCGGCCCCTTGCCGTTCGGAAAGGCCTTGCTGTTCCACGCGATCAGCGTGGCGCCGGTGCTGGTGTAGACCCCATGGGTGTGCACCCAGCGCTTATCGACGGTCTTGGCGTTGGGGACGAGGCTGTAGTCGATCGGCTCCAGGAAGCCCTGGTCGCGGCCGATGAAGATGCTGCGGCCGCCGACATCGACCAGATCCCATTCCACCGCTTTGGCCTCCGCCATCGCCTTGATCTTCGCCTGGGTGGTGGGCGATGCGTTGACGATCTGCGTACCGAAGAGCTTTTCGGCAGGATCCATGAAGGCGTCCTTCTCCATGGCCGAAAGCGCGCCGCCCCAGGAGCAGAAGGTGAACGGGCGGCCCTGCGCCGCGAGAGGCCTGAGCCCCAGCGCCGCCGCACCGGCAGCGGTACCGGCAGCGCCCAAGAACAGCCGACGTGTAATCATGTCATGCCTCCCCTTTCGAGATCGTTTCCGCGCGCGACAGGGCATCGTCAGGCAAGATGCGAACGTCGTCGGGGGCCCACTCGATGCCCACCGTCCCGCTCGGGATTTGGCCGTCGCCGGCGAGGCGACGGCAGAGAATCATCTGACCATGGGGCAGGCGCAGGCGCAAGGTCACGAGGCCGCCCAGATAGATGCTCTCCTCCAGAACGGCGGCGACGGTGCCGGCGGTTTCCGTCACCAGCCGCACCGACTCGGGACGGATGAGGGCGACCGCGGGGCCTTTCCGAAGGCCGTCGGCGGCGATGCCGTCGATCTCGCGCGCTAGTCCGTCGAGCCGGATGCGCGCCCGGCCGCGACCGACCTCCGTCACCATGCCGCTGAGCAGATTGGACTCGCCCAGAAACCCGGCAACGAAGGCGCCCTGCGGTTGGCGGTACAGCTCTTCCGCCCGGCCGAGCTGCTCGATCGCGCCCTCGCGCATGATGGCGATGCGATCCGACATGACCAGGGCTTCCTCCTGGTCATGGGTCACGTAGATCGTGGTGCGCCCATGCTCGCGATGCAGGCGGCGGATCTCCAGCTGCACATGCTGGCGGAGCTGGCGGTCGAGAGCGGCAAGCGGCTCATCCATGAGCAGCACATCCGGCTCGATCACCAGTGCCCGCGCCAAGGCGACGCGCTGCTGCTGCCCGCCCGACAGCTCGGCGATCCGGCGCCTTCCATAGCCTTCGAGCCGGACCAGCTCGAGGGCCGTGTCCGTCCGGCGTTTGCGCTCCGCACCTGGAGTGCCGCGCGCGCGCAAGCCATAGGCGACGTTGTCGGCCACGGTCATATGCGGGAACAGCGCATAGTTCTGGAACACCATGCCGACATTGCGCCGGCGCGGCGGCAATTCGGTCACGTCCCGTTCGCCGACGATGACGCGTCCGCTCGTGGGTGCCAGATAGCCGGCGGCGATGTTGAGCAAGGTCGTCTTGCCCGACCCGCTCGGCCCCAGCAATGTCAAGAACTCGCCGGCGCGAACCTCGAGCTCGGTGGCGAGCAGCGCCCGCACCGCGCCGAAGGAGCGCGATACACCGGCGAAGCGGATCGACTGGCCCCGGCCGCTCATGGGGGGGCACTCATGGACTAGCGCTTGCTCCAGCCCGGGGCGCGGCCAGGCGGAATAGGACGAACAGCACCACCGTCACCAGGATCAAGAGGGTGGAGGCGACCGACAAGATCGGGGTGAATTCAAGGCGAACCACCTCCCACATCTTGACCGGCAGGGTCTTCGTCTGGACGC
This window harbors:
- a CDS encoding ABC transporter substrate-binding protein, encoding MITRRLFLGAAGTAAGAAALGLRPLAAQGRPFTFCSWGGALSAMEKDAFMDPAEKLFGTQIVNASPTTQAKIKAMAEAKAVEWDLVDVGGRSIFIGRDQGFLEPIDYSLVPNAKTVDKRWVHTHGVYTSTGATLIAWNSKAFPNGKGPQSWKDFWDVKNFPGARGLYKLMYYNYEAAMLAAGVKESEMYPVTPEKAKQAIAKMAEIKPHVNVWWTAGAQPPQLLASGELAMCSVWSGRLFDALKEKAPIDFTWKDGIAWGNAWVVTKGTPYKDLAMKILNSALTEEAQTRLLGIGVYGPVLEAAAKKATPEQARQLVMHPDNLKNMMLLSDEQAGVYMSKYEEDWNKMLLG
- a CDS encoding ABC transporter ATP-binding protein, giving the protein MSGRGQSIRFAGVSRSFGAVRALLATELEVRAGEFLTLLGPSGSGKTTLLNIAAGYLAPTSGRVIVGERDVTELPPRRRNVGMVFQNYALFPHMTVADNVAYGLRARGTPGAERKRRTDTALELVRLEGYGRRRIAELSGGQQQRVALARALVIEPDVLLMDEPLAALDRQLRQHVQLEIRRLHREHGRTTIYVTHDQEEALVMSDRIAIMREGAIEQLGRAEELYRQPQGAFVAGFLGESNLLSGMVTEVGRGRARIRLDGLAREIDGIAADGLRKGPAVALIRPESVRLVTETAGTVAAVLEESIYLGGLVTLRLRLPHGQMILCRRLAGDGQIPSGTVGIEWAPDDVRILPDDALSRAETISKGEA